The DNA segment atcatcgcggcatcatcatcatcgccgtcaCACTATCGCCGCCGTCCCAGGGAGCGGCACAGCAGAATCATCAGCATCACCGCCGCGTCATCGCCATCGCGGTGTGGcccgagagcagcagcaagcgctGCTCAGCGCACCAACATCGGGGTCCCCACATCTTGGCAGCATCGGCCGGAAGGGTTCACCACGCCGGTATTCCCTTGGTGGAATACCCCCGCGTCGGTTCGAGCCCTTCGGTACtaaaagggggagatgttgtgggcagccgtgccgacccctggacttgccgtggcagttgcgctgccacgggtcaacgtccaggaggatgacagtgtgtcacgcacactgtcgcacacactaagcagcgcaaaacttagtgtgtgccgagcgcacagttagagtgtgtttgcgagccgatcgagcaggagctctcggcaggggcgctcggtgcggctggtgcgcggaCACCGTACTtgtatattttaaagtgtgttGTATCAGTTCTGttaattgtgttttattatttattttgtatgtttaAATAAAGTACAATAGTGTCTAAACATAAAACTCCGCACTCTCCAGCAAACGGATTCCCAAGTTGTCCTCGGTGACGTTATGGAGCAGCTCCGCGCCAACTCTACCGACCCTGCGCACCTGAGACCTGGAAGAGAGGTACAATCTACCTCCCCATGCTTTCGTCCTGTCCACAGGCGCACGTCTGGAATTAGATGGTGGGCCCAACGTATGTATCGGCTGCTGGTTGTGGCAGCCGTATCGTCCCACTGGAGTTGCCACTGCAGCTGCGACTCCTCATGTTCGTCCTGACGAATAATCTGTCGGCTGCTGTCCGGACTAGCCTGCAGACGATGGTAGCAGCGGGCGTCTTCTTTTATCAGCAAGTGGTAGGGCAGTTCCTCGGTCAGTACTACCGCTACCTCGCAGCTCGTAGAGTGAAAGGCGCTCGTGATGCCCTGTGCCAGGGGTCACTGGACGCGATCCAATATCCGCCTGCACCACTGGCGGTCCGTGGCTTCCGCTCAGACGAGTGTGCCGTAGCGGATAATGGACGCTATTACCGCGGCTAGCAACTTCCGCTTCCTCAATTGGGGGCTGCTGAGGATGCGCATCACGCCGCGCAACGCTCGCACTACACACTAACACACCGTCGTACATAATGTTCCACAGTTGTGGGCCCAAAatggacccctgtggaacacctgcCGTTTACGAGCTCCCTGTCGGCGAAGTAGTCCTGCAGTATGCGGCGCAACTGCAATGGGACTTCCTTCCCCTGAAGCGTCTCGGCCAAGTTTATTAAACTCTATACAGATTACGACAGCGCTCTTGAACGGCTCACCATTTTGAATAtcttgtttacaatttgtttGTCAAAATCGACGCCAATCAGCTGATGCTTAGCATCAACAACAGAGTAACAGAATAGAAAACTTTTGCGTACTTTTTTAATAAACTAATACATATCCCACCGttaatataatattatattttagcTCAGGATAGCCGATTATAGAGACCCGGTGTATGGTCGATCCTTACAGCTTTGCCGTAATTCTCTGTTCACAACAATCACCTGCTAAGGCGACTGTGAGAATTATTGTAGCGGGCAGAGTTTTCAAACGCGTATGCTGGTTCTACAAAGTGAATATAGATTTTCAATGAATGGGCACGATCGAACCATTAGCGTCGATTCTATAACATCACATAGTTATCTGAGGGGCAACGAATGAGGGCAGGAGCAAGTGCGGAAAGCCACGTAAAGCCACTATGTTTATCGTACCGGGCGGGCAGTGAATCGGCTGATCGGACGATGGATTAagcacacattttttttttttttttaatgtatccGCAGTTTATTTgtcaaaaatttttttttataatttacatACAACTGCGCGCACCTTCCGATGGGGGTTACCCGTTAGGGATTTACCCACCGGATAAGACCGTCCGATTGGACcttcctttttattattattattaaaattattacgcATTTATACACTATTGTGCCTTCATCCtttatgagaaaaaaaaaccttgtgaTCTAGCTTAAGCCCTTCCGTTACTCGCGTGGGAGTCATCCTCTGTGCCTTGAGCAGCTCTCTTAGCGCCCTGATGTTACTTGAGCGGTAAcggctgcttcttcttctggtgTTAGGCCAGTACGCCTCTCCTGCCTCTCGCCCGATGGTGGCGGTGACAATGGTGTCACCGTAGCTTGGCGCTGGTCCATTTCCACAGTAAGTTGCGCTGTGTGACCCTGCAGCCGACTGTCGGATAGTTGTTGTTGTCCGACCCGTCTCTGCGTTCGCCTCCGGTTGGGTTGTGGTGTCGGaggtgctactgctgctgttactgGTGCTGGTGTGGCTTCGGCTGGTGTTGCATCACTGGCTGCTGGCATGTACAAAAGTCGTAACGCAGACGCCAGTTCCATGTCGCCAAGCTGCTCCGCGCGTAGCCGAGCTCTACGGGCCCTTGTTTGGCGGTTTCGGGCCGCTCGTCGTACTGCAGCCTCGTCCTGCGCCTGCTCTGCGTTGACTGTCGCCTCTTCGGAGGCGGAACTGATAAGCGCGTTCATCGCTGCCTCATCCTCTCTCCAGCGCAGTTGCAGAACTGTGGTTATGCGTTGTGCCGCTTCCTTGATTCGggtccaagaatctgaactttGCAGCAACCTCCGCCCGATGTTCTCCTCGGTAATGGGACCGTCCGTTCCCAGATCCAGTAGGTCGCTCCGGACTTCTACAAATCtcggacagtggaacagcacgtgagCCACTGACTCGACCGAGCCTGTGCATTCCGGGCATTCTGGAGATGGAGCGAAGCCGCAGACGTGCAGAAACTCTCGGAAAAATCCATGTCCCGAGAGTATCTGGGCAAGATGAAAATCCACCTCACCCCGCTTCTGTACCATCCATGAATGCACATCGGGAATCAGGCGGTGTGCCCAACGTGCATAGCGGCTGGCTCCTGGATTTGCAGCGTTCGCGTCCCACTCCCGTTGCCATGCCGCAAGTGTCACAGCACGTTCCTCGCGTCGGATGACCACTCGACTCGCCTCTGTGTCGGCGAGGTATCGCTGGTGGCATCGAGCATCCTCCCTTATCAGATGGTGATGTGGAATGAGCCCGGCCATGAGTACAGCAACGCTGTAGCTCATGGAGCGAAATCCGCTCACCACTCGCTGCGCCAGGTGTCGTTGGGCACTTGCTAACATCCGCAGGCACCACTGGCGTTCCGTGGCCTCAGCCCAGATGGGTGCACCGTAGCGGATGATTGACTCCGACACCCCGGCGAGCAATCTCCGCTTGGCTACCTGGGGCCCGCTGTGATTTCTCATGACGTTGGTCACTACCCTCACCACGCGACTGGCCTTGTCCACGACCATTTTCACGTGCGGTCGCCACAAAAGGTGGTCATGAATCATCACCCCCAGGTAGCGAATCGCCTGCTTGGAGCGAATCTCAACTCCACCCACTCGCATTGGTATCTCAGGATGCCCTCGGCGGAGGCTGGATATCATAACGCATTCCGTCTTTTCTGGAGCCAGCTGCAGATGGTGTTGCCTCATCCACGCGTGCACTAATTCCACTGCTTCCTCTGCTATTCTCGCCGCGTGTTCTGGCGTTGTTCCTGCCGCTAGAATCGCCAAGTCATCGGCGAACCCAACTATCTGAGCCCCTTCAGGGAAGTCCAACCGCAGCACGCCGTCGTATCCGACGTTCCATAGTGTGGGACCCAGAATAGATCCTTGCGGACAGCCGGCCGAGACTCGACGCGTCACGGGACCTTCTGCAGTGTCGTAAGTCAATTCCCTGTTGGTGAAATAGTCCTGCAGAATGCTGCGCAGCTGCAGAGGAACTCCTTTCTCTCTCAGCGCCTCCGCGATGCATTGCCAGTTGGCGGTGTTGAACGCGTTACGTACGTCGAGTGCAACAACCATGAGACATCGCCTGTCGCGGTTGTTTGTGCGCCCAAACGACATGGCTCGTCGACCCGCGTTCACCACCTGTTGGATAGCCAGCAATGTTGATCGTCCGCGCCGAAATCCGTACTGATGCTCAGACAGTTTTGGGTTCTCCGGATTCTCCAGGTGCTCGTTCAAGCGGTTCAGCAGCAACCTCTCGAACGCCTTGCCCGCGTTGTCCAGAAGGCAAAGCGGACGGAAGGATGATGGGTCGCCCGGTGGTTTGCCCGGCTTAGGCAGGAGTACCAATCGCTGCTTTTTCCACTGTTGTGGGAAGCAGGACGTGTTCAGGCACTCCTGGTACACCTGTCGGAATGGGCCAGGGTATTTCGTTATGGCCACTGCAAGTGCGGCATTTGGCACCCCATCAAGACCCGGGGCCTTCTTAGGATGCATGCTACTAGCGATGGTTTGCAACTCCGGATCGGTGATCTCACGAAGCGGCACCATGTTGCCAGCTTCGTTTCCGTCTATAGTGGGCCACTCTGCTGGGGGATGCTCCGGGAACAACGTGGAGACCACTCTCTCCAACACCGCTGGATCGCGCTCCTGTGCCGTACGTGTGGGTTTCATACGATAAAGGACCTTACGGAAAAGTTGCCCCGTCTCATCGTTGTGCATCGCTAGCACCATACATTCGAAGAATTGCTTTTTGCTAGCTTTAATTGCAGTCTTTAATGCATTTCTCGTCTGCTGGACCTCGGCTGCCACTCCCAGATGGTTGGGTGGTACGTTGCGCAGCTGATCTGCCTCGCGGCAAGCCTCTACCAGGTTCGCGATTTCCGGGGTCCACCAGTATGCTGGCCGGCCTGTATATTCCTGCGAAGGAAACACGCGTGACATAGTCTCGTCACAGGCCCGTGTCAATGCCTCCACCAAGCTTTCTGCACTCGTGCCTCGCTCCTCAAACTGGGAAGCCCGCAGCGATGACTCGAATAACTGGGAGTTGAACTGTCGCGTGTTCCATCGTGTCCCAGCCAAACGCGCTGATGCTGAGCGTTGTCCCCGTGGTATCCCTCGTCGATCCGTCGTTGGAAGCTCGCCGATTGTGTAGCGGATGTACACATGGTCGGAGTAAGAGTAGCTCCGCAAGATTCGCCAGCAAGTGGCCGGGTTTGTCGCCAGGTCCGGACGGCAGATAGACGGGCTAGCAAACGCCACGTCAATTCTACTGGGCCGCGCTACTCCACAGCCCCGGAAAGTGGGTTCGGTTCCGACGTTAAGGACTTCGAGCTGGAGACTGTTGGCCAGCTGGAGAAGCGCCTCACCTTTCTGGTTGGTACGCTCGCTCCCCCAAGCGTTATGCCAGGCGTTGAAATCGCCTGCCAGCAGCACCCGTGGATGGCCTTGGGCCAATACGAAGATCCGGTCTAAGATCCCCTCAAACTCCGCCACTCCGATGTGAGGTTGAACGTAGCAGTTCACAATCGTTACCCCATTGACGTCTGCTACCACGACGCCCGGAACTCGGACACTTCGGATGCGCTGGATAGGGTATCGTACTCCGCTGGTTACTATGGCCACCTTTTTGTCGCAGTCAACCACCCAGTTGCCGTTATTTTGGGGAACTCCgtagatttccgacaacagCACAACGTCCACTTTTTCTACCCGCATCGTATTGAGCGCAAGATCTTGCGCAGTCCTGCTCTTGTTGagatttatttgtaaaatatCCATCAACAAGTCCGTGTTGTTATCGCACAGGAGGCGGCGGCGATACGATGCGGGCCGCCGCAGATCATGCATTTTAGGTCGTTATTGCAGTTGGCTGCCTTGTGGTCAATCGCTCCACAGCGCAGGCACATGCCGGATCTGTCGATCCCCTGGCAGTCCCTGGACATGTGGCCGCGTTCCAGGCACCGGAAACAACGGCGCGAATTTGGCAACGGTTTCGGTGCTTCTCGTACCATGCAGCAAGAGTAGCCAATTAGGAGCCGCTTATCTATGAGATGGTTGGCGTCGCTGCGTGGCAATCGCACTCGGGCACGCTGTGAACCATCGCGCCGCTCCCAGATGTTGATAGTAGCCAGCGTCGCCTCCTTCTCTAACACTGTCTGGAATGTCTTGCGGATGTCCTCCTCCGTGGCCAACATGTCAATATTGGTGATAATTATCTCCGCCATCTCAGTGACAACCCGCGCAGTACCCATCTCACCTAACTCTTCCTGTATTTTTTTCATGAGGGCTACAGCGTCAGCGTTGCGCTCCAGTTTAAGGCGCAGGTGGTCGCGCGCCGTTCGATGTCCCCTTCGAATCTGGCGATTTTCCTCAGCCAGATTCGGGTTCAAACGAACTTTTTCGTACAGCGTTTGATAGGTTTGACCCGTACCCGGTGCCACGAATATTTCATCTGGCCTCTTCCGAGCAGAGCGTCTCTGCAGGTTTTCGCACCGTTGATGTTGCTGACCAGCTGCGTCTGTTGTCTGCAGACCCGCCCTCGGCTGCtcctgctggtgttgttgttgtttccgcCGCTCCGTCCGCAGCTCCTGCCAACGACGCGACTTTCGCTGGACAACTTCTGCGAAGGAATCCTCGAGTGTCCCCGCTGACGATGAGGCTTCTTCTATCAATTCACTTTCCTGGTGCTGTCGTTGGAGCTGACGTAGTGACGGTTGCAACTCTTGCGACTGTCGCACAGTTAGTGACTGCCGTGATGGTTGTCGGTGTtgttttcgctgctgctgctgctgctgttgctggttgcCTCTTGAATGGCTGGGTTTGGAACTGTTTCCCATAAGCAATGAGATCAGCTCCCGATCGCGCTGGGCCTCTTCGCATAACGCCTTCGTGCGTTTTTCGGCTTCCTCTCTGAGGGCGTCCTCGCGACGCCTGGCATCTTCCCGCGCCTCCTGTGCTGCGCGTTCTACCCGTTCAGAGCTTTCTGCAAGCTGCTGCCGCATAAGCCCGAGCTCGACTTGGAGCTGGGTAATCACAGCCTGCAGCTCCGTTTTCTCTCTGCGTGACTCCTCAAGCAGTTCCGCTTTTTCCCTGCGCGATTCTTCGAGCAGCAAGCGCAATTCGCTCACATCGCTTGAGCGTTTCGTGAGGCCCGTGTCAATGCGAGCCTTTGTAGCTACAGCCATAGCATTTGGCTTTTTTGGAATCGCCCCGCTGCTACAATCCATTGGGATTGTTCTCGTTCGGAGCGTCTTCGCGGTTCCATTCATGCTGTTGCCGCTATCATATcgtcttttttttggtacgtACCGCTGTAAACTTTCTGAGCCgctgtactgctgctgcgtgccgCTCCGCCGTCTGGATCCTCGGATCCGGCCGTCTAACCGCGCTGACACGAGTTTTAGCTGTTTTCAATCCTTGAATCCTACCCTATatccccccttttttgtttgttttcacgcTTCCCTCTGCTTATGCGAATTGCGATTGTGTGCGAGACTGTGAGCCGACGACAATAATTTTCGCTTATTTCCGCTGTGGTTCCTGTGGTATTCGCAAAACCTTCACTAAATCCTTGTGCAAATCACCTACTCCTCTCGATGTGTGCATCTGAATTCCGTAAACTTTGTCAATATCAACTGTTTTATGACCGATCCGGGCTTGGAGCTACACGAACACATCCGATCAcgctgaacacacacacagcccccGTCGATTAAGCACACATTGACAGCAGCAGATCGGTCGGCCGATGTCCGGACCAGAGAGTGGATCCTACGGTGCGCTTGGCTTGGGATCCTACGGTGCGCTTGGAGATGACTGATTATATAGCTGACTCTGGCCTTTAGCTGGTTCAGGACTTGATGGGGAATCAGGTGGGTATCAGGTGTGTATTCAACCCAATGTTTACAAGTCAATCTGTCATCTAGACATATTGATGTAACCGTGCTGAGCGCCCAATCGGACACTTGTTGGTTTTAATCATTTGGCCAAAAATGGTGCTTAGCTCATGAGGCACGTAATAAACATGATGTAGGAAGCGACCAAGAAGTGTGATATGTTGCTTCACACAGTGAAGGTTTTAGGGTGCCGGGAGCCTTAAGCGGTAACAAGTCCGATTATCGTTAAAGCTGCAACTACCTTCACAATGTTGATTGATATCGTATTTCGACATGCAAGCTCTACGCGTGTGTGCAGATTCAATTGTAATTATGCAATTAATATTTGCATTCTTCTTTGTAGACCTGGTAAGCGAGTCCTGAGGACAATAAGAGGATTCCGAGTGATCTCCAGATTGGTTGGTCTGGTTACACATCGCACATAACACATACTAAGAGATTCCCGGTATATGATGCCTTTTGTTCCACTTGGTCCAGTCTACTTGAACACAGCCAATTTAACTATTTGCATGAagctaaattaaaaaaatgttgcgAGTAGCcattcaaaataaatgcaaCGGAAGATCACTTGTGGTTGCCATTGCTGTTAGACGTgtagtgtaaatattttattacattatattCCAAACTATCACTCACAGTCATTGATCCTCAAACTAAAATTTTACTCACAAAAGAAGATGAGTAAAAATAATGCCAGTACAAGCTCATATAAAAATTTAGCTTTAAACCTTATTTGTTCGAAAAAATTTAGTTCAATCCTATACAGTGGCCGTTATGGCAGGGGCCCTAAAGTGCATGCTTACAAGTTTCTTACCGCTGGGGGACCCCGGTATCGCTAAGACATCATTGATTCCATActtaataaacaaataataaattccATTTGAGTATCCCTTCGTTATTGAATAATTGTTGGTGAAGGATTAATATGTTTGTCGTATTTTTCTCCTATAGGTTGCTGACGTGTAACAAACATATTCGTCCGCATGAAAATTCATGGAATCGCTCAGCACATTGACTTAAATCAAATcaagtttatttaaatttcattgaaatttataaaaatccGATccgatttattttaaaattgtatcTGTTTACATATGTTAATAAAAAACAAGGTATTTTGACTAAGTGGATGGCTATTCATCAATCCACCCTTGTAATTGCATTGGAATACAGGAATCTGAGGTATATCAAACAGAGaataatatataaaacaaaattatataAGTATATAAAATACTATTAACTTAATACTATTAACTTAATACTATTAATTAAACTAactattacagggtttcccacgatttattggttggttcccacgatttattggtgcgttcccacgattttttggtcatttcccataattttttggtagcaacccacgatttattggtcggttcccaaatattattggtcggttcccaaatattattggtcgtttcccaaatattattggtcggttcccaaatataatataatataataccgaccaataatatttgggaaacgaccaataatatttgggaaccgaccaataatatttgggaaccgaccaataaatcgtgggttgctaccaaaaaattatgggaaatgaccaaaaaatcgtgggaacgcaccaataaatcgtgggaaccaaccaataaatcgtgggaaaccctgtaattatATCTAGAGGAAGTTAATTTACGTGTTTTATAATCTTTGTAGCTAGTATTTCTGTTATACGTTCACCGCCCACAATTCTTCCTTCTGgattcattttcaaaaatacttTTGTTGACGCTTCGCTTGGATGTCAAATGATAACTTGACGAAAGTGAGTTTCGTCAAGTGAGAATGAGCACGGTAGGAAATGATGAGTAGCGGGTGAATTGCCACTCGCGTGAGTGGCAATCAtagaaaaattataaataggGCAACATAATGAATACACTTTCTCTTGCACTTTGGAAATTCAACACACAGCGGTAAATATTCAGCCCACGCAAAATCATCCGAAACGTTCGCGATTGTTcatggtgccgtgaccaggattgtGCGAATATCTGGTTTTTAAATCGCAAGTTTCGATAATTGCATCGGGGTTTCGTTTTACCGCTTGTGCCACACACTTTTTGGATTGCCGCAAACTTACAGCTGATTTTGCCGCATCACGCAAGTCACTGTAATCGCAAACACCCACATCCACTAACATAATGGCCACACCGCCCGTTGTTTTGGCG comes from the Anopheles coluzzii chromosome 2, AcolN3, whole genome shotgun sequence genome and includes:
- the LOC125908406 gene encoding trichohyalin-like, encoding MAVATKARIDTGLTKRSSDVSELRLLLEESRREKAELLEESRREKTELQAVITQLQVELGLMRQQLAESSERVERAAQEAREDARRREDALREEAEKRTKALCEEAQRDRELISLLMGNSSKPSHSRGNQQQQQQQQRKQHRQPSRQSLTVRQSQELQPSLRQLQRQHQESELIEEASSSAGTLEDSFAEVVQRKSRRWQELRTERRKQQQHQQEQPRAGLQTTDAAGQQHQRCENLQRRSARKRPDEIFVAPGTGQTYQTLYEKVRLNPNLAEENRQIRRGHRTARDHLRLKLERNADAVALMKKIQEELGEMGTARVVTEMAEIIITNIDMLATEEDIRKTFQTVLEKEATLATINIWERRDGSQRARVRLPRSDANHLIDKRLLIGYSCCMGLPGDRQIRHVPALWSD